A stretch of the Lolium perenne isolate Kyuss_39 chromosome 3, Kyuss_2.0, whole genome shotgun sequence genome encodes the following:
- the LOC127345313 gene encoding glycine-rich RNA-binding protein 4, mitochondrial isoform X3, which translates to MALPELLSRLRLAPLRHHLRRSLSAAAPPPDEHPPAPPQPPSNPKLFVAGLSWSADERSLTDAFSSFGTVTEVRIMYDKNSGRSRGFGFVQFSNDYEAKCAKDAMDGKVMLGRPLRISFALGKVRGGPVIVPRLPMMK; encoded by the exons ATGGCGCTTCCGGAACTGCTCTCGCGCCTGCGCCTCGCACCTCTCCGCCATCACCTGCGTCGCTCTCtctccgccgccgcccctccgCCAGACGAGCATCCTCCCGCGCCGCCACAACCGCCCTCAAACCCCAAGCTCTTCGTCGCCG GGTTGTCGTGGTCCGCGGACGAGCGGTCGCTGACGGACGCCTTCTCCTCGTTCGGCACCGTCACCGAAG TGAGAATAATGTATGACAAAAACTCTGGACGGTCAAGAGGCTTCGGTTTTGTCCAGTTCTCAAATGATTATGAGGCTAAGTGCGCCAAGGATGCTATGGATGGAAAG GTGATGCTTGGACGACCATTGAGGATAAGTTTTGCTCTTGGCAAAGTTCGCGGTGGTCCAGTTATTGTTCCACGACTTCCCATG ATGAAATGA
- the LOC127345313 gene encoding putative pentatricopeptide repeat-containing protein At3g05240 isoform X1, with translation MALPELLSRLRLAPLRHHLRRSLSAAAPPPDEHPPAPPQPPSNPKLFVAGLSWSADERSLTDAFSSFGTVTEDGAHGRCSTKRLQGAGRLGSTQAREPFDRMPVRDVVTCSSAIYQSARRGSFGEAVELFVSMVRAGVCPNSFTLVGASLAAAGLGDTVLTECLHGWAVRCRLDSNPFVRTALLDSYAKCGCPIKARALFSEMRDPGIVTWNAMISGLVHNDLFEEAFLVFKGLLRTLGPVRNVVTMISTAQACAGCGDVGLCGAAHGYAVKMGLDLDVAVANSILGMYLSFASLEIGREIFRKIPVSNVVSWTMMMGSLLEKGHAGEVISMFVKMRSNGIVPDMVAMVSLVQASALMGDGRRGKLVHNHIVIRGFSRELPAVNSLITMYSKCDELSSARKLFDGTRDKSLVSWTAMVAGCVENGNALEGLNLFAKMRREGLFVIDSVTLVTLLLACYVIAKVDLCVQLHGYSYKSGLYLYKPVRNTLMAVYGKCGDVNLAQKLFDEMICRDTVSWNTMILSYGVSGHGEEAMALFNEMEKSSEARDSVTYLNTLLACSHSGLVDDGLTIFRKMINENGINPCQEHIGCIVDMLARAGRLDEAAGVASLTDNKLGPNAWKALMGGGHLHSNMAFTKAAAEKVLTTESFDYGHVVLLSNTYASLGKYSAAESIRSCYTKRIGNKTLGLSSI, from the exons ATGGCGCTTCCGGAACTGCTCTCGCGCCTGCGCCTCGCACCTCTCCGCCATCACCTGCGTCGCTCTCtctccgccgccgcccctccgCCAGACGAGCATCCTCCCGCGCCGCCACAACCGCCCTCAAACCCCAAGCTCTTCGTCGCCG GGTTGTCGTGGTCCGCGGACGAGCGGTCGCTGACGGACGCCTTCTCCTCGTTCGGCACCGTCACCGAAG ATGGTGCGCATGGTAGGTGTTCGACGAAACGTCTGCAAGGCGCTGGACGTCTTGGTTCCACCCAGGCTCGCGAACCGTTCGACAGAATGCCTGTTAGGGACGTGGTCACCTGCTCGTCCGCGATCTACCAAAGTGCGAGGAGGGGGTCGTTCGGCGAGGCGGTTGAGCTGTTTGTCAGTATGGTGAGGGCAGGAGTGTGCCCAAACTCGTTCACCTTGGTTGGTGCATCGCTTGCAGCGGCTGGGCTGGGTGACACCGTGCTCACCGAGTGCCTCCATGGTTGGGCTGTCAGGTGTCGGTTggattccaatccttttgttcgaaCCGCGCTGCTTGATTCATATGCCAAATGTGGCTGCCCCATTAAGGCGCGGGCTTTGTTTAGTGAAATGAGGGATCCAGGTATAGTTACCTGGAATGCGATGATCTCCGGGTTAGTACACAATGATTTGTTCGAGGAGGCATTTTTGGTGTTTAAAGGGTTGCTTCGCACCTTGGGGCCAGTTCGTAATGTTGTGACTATGATTAGCACTGCACAAGCTTGTGCTGGTTGCGGCGACGTTGGACTGTGTGGGGCAGCACATGGTTACGCGGTCAAGATGGGGCTTGATTTGGATGTAGCAGTGGCAAACTCGATACTGGGCATGTACTTGAGTTTTGCCAGTCTTGAGATTGGAAGAGAGATTTTCAGGAAGATTCCTGTCAGCAATGTTGTTAGTTGGACGATGATGATGGGTTCCCTTCTTGAGAAAGGCCATGCTGGTGAAGTTATTTCTATGTTTGTCAAGATGAGGTCAAATGGTATAGTGCCTGACATGGTAGCAATGGTTAGTTTGGTTCAAGCTTCTGCACTTATGGGTGATGGAAGGAGAGGAAAGTTGGTCCATAACCATATTGTAATCCGTGGGTTCAGTAGAGAGCTTCCTGCCGTAAATTCTTTAATCACAATGTACTCCAAATGTGATGAATTAAGTTCTGCAAGAAAGTTGTTTGATGGCACAAGGGATAAGAGCTTGGTCTCATGGACTGCAATGGTGGCAGGGTGTGTAGAAAATGGAAATGCCCTAGAAGGATTGAATCTCTTTGCTAAGATGAGACGTGAAGGCTTGTTTGTGATTGATTCTGTAACATTAGTCACCTTACTGCTTGCCTGCTATGTGATTGCTAAGGTGGACCTCTGTGTTCAGCTTCATGGGTATAGTTACAAGTCAGGTTTGTATCTGTACAAACCTGTTCGTAATACCCTTATGGCAGTTTATGGTAAGTGTGGAGATGTGAATCTAGCCCAAAAACTGTTTGATGAGATGATTTGTCGAGACACCGTCTCGTGGAATACTATGATATTATCCTATGGTGTAAGCGGCCATGGAGAGGAAGCGATGGCACTTTTTAATGAGATGGAGAAATCTAGCGAGGCTCGAGACAGtgtaacatacttgaatacattgCTAGCATGCAGCCATTCTGGACTTGTGGATGATGGGTTGACCATCTTTAGAAAAATGATTAACGAGAATGGCATAAATCCATGTCAGGAGCACATTGGTTGCATCGTGGATATGTTGGCAAGAGCTGGCCGCTTGGACGAAGCAGCAGGAGTGGCTAGTTTGACTGACAATAAACTGGGACCAAATGCTTGGAAGGCTTTGATGGGAGGGGGTCATTTGCACAGTAACATGGCATTCACTAAGGCTGCTGCAGAGAAGGTGCTTACAACGGAATCATTTGATTATGGACATGTGGTGTTACTTTCTAACACTTATGCATCACTTGGAAAATATAGCGCTGCCGAATCTATCAGATCTTGCTATACAAAACGGATTGGAAATAAAACTCTGGGGCTTAGTTCTATTTAG
- the LOC127345313 gene encoding glycine-rich RNA-binding protein 4, mitochondrial isoform X2, translating to MALPELLSRLRLAPLRHHLRRSLSAAAPPPDEHPPAPPQPPSNPKLFVAGLSWSADERSLTDAFSSFGTVTEVRIMYDKNSGRSRGFGFVQFSNDYEAKCAKDAMDGKVMLGRPLRISFALGKVRGGPVIVPRLPMQMK from the exons ATGGCGCTTCCGGAACTGCTCTCGCGCCTGCGCCTCGCACCTCTCCGCCATCACCTGCGTCGCTCTCtctccgccgccgcccctccgCCAGACGAGCATCCTCCCGCGCCGCCACAACCGCCCTCAAACCCCAAGCTCTTCGTCGCCG GGTTGTCGTGGTCCGCGGACGAGCGGTCGCTGACGGACGCCTTCTCCTCGTTCGGCACCGTCACCGAAG TGAGAATAATGTATGACAAAAACTCTGGACGGTCAAGAGGCTTCGGTTTTGTCCAGTTCTCAAATGATTATGAGGCTAAGTGCGCCAAGGATGCTATGGATGGAAAG GTGATGCTTGGACGACCATTGAGGATAAGTTTTGCTCTTGGCAAAGTTCGCGGTGGTCCAGTTATTGTTCCACGACTTCCCATG CAGATGAAATGA
- the LOC127345314 gene encoding protein NRT1/ PTR FAMILY 2.12: MAAAAATVETLEEMEVLEKGVAGGDGSSRRRPRGWKTMPFIIATETFEKVGSIGVAANLTVYLVKRYNVGQLTAANITNIFYGTLNFAPLLGAFVSDAYLGRFRTLAYGSFFSLLGMLGLTLSASLPALKPPGCNQTTQVGVHCNGPSTLQLGVLYLSLGFLTIGGGAIRPCSLPFGVDQFDMTDEKSRKGLHSYYNWYYGTTTAALVFSLTILVYIQNDISWPIGFGIPTFFMFMAIIVLFMGTRLYVHVSPEGSIFTGIVQVLAASIRKRRLKLPYPHDINQQELLLYNPPTSGNRIFRLPLTSQFRFLNKGAIVRDGDINDDGSARNLWELCSIQQIEEVKCLIRIVPVCFSGIICFVALAQQFTYVILQTLTMDCHLGPHFEIPAGTVISISFVALTLFIPIYDRLLVPMARRFTGMESGITLLQRQGVGLVISPISMVVAGIVERKRRNSALSNGGISPMSVFWLAPQLVLMGIAEAFNAVGQIEFYNKQFPEHMLTLAGSLFFVTLAGANYLSTALANITKKVTSRDGHGSWLTEDINLSKLDYYFYFIALVGVLNLFYFLICAHYYQYKAMSLHAEEPIKKNTKLEADADINMDRDAHNKLSYYHDEEQVCRTSARTDNYYPKSISRELKGLLYSNMMKCEYVKLNEAGHTSVELN; the protein is encoded by the exons ATGGCCGCTGCTGCTGCCACAGTGGAGACATTGGAAGAGATGGAGGTGCTGGAGAAGGGCGTAGCCGGCGGCGacgggagcagcaggaggaggccgCGGGGGTGGAAGACCATGCCCTTCATCATAG CAACCGAGACGTTTGAGAAGGTTGGGTCGATCGGGGTGGCAGCAAATCTGACGGTCTATCTTGTCAAGCGCTACAATGTTGGGCAGCTCACGGCAGCAAATATTACCAACATCTTCTACGGTACCCTTAACTTCGCGCCGTTGTTGGGTGCCTTCGTCTCTGACGCCTACTTGGGAAGGTTCAGAACCCtggcctatggatccttctttagCCTCCTG GGGATGCTGGGATTGACTCTATCTGCATCACTTCCAGCTCTCAAACCACCAGGCTGCAATCAAACAACCCAAGTAGGTGTACACTGCAATGGTCCATCAACACTCCAGCTGGGTGTGCTATACCTTTCTCTTGGGTTTCTAACCATCGGTGGTGGAGCAATCCGGCCATGCAGCCTGCCCTTTGGGGTAGACCAATTCGATATGACTGATGAGAAAAGCAGAAAGGGCCTACACAGCTATTACAACTGGTACTATGGTACAACTACTGCTGCCCTGGTGTTCTCTTTGACTATTCTCGTCTACATCCAGAATGACATCAGCTGGCCAATAGGATTCGGCATACCCACATTCTTCATGTTTATGGCAATTATTGTATTATTTATGGGTACCAGACTGTATGTGCATGTATCACCAGAGGGGAGCATCTTCACTGGAATTGTCCAAGTTTTAGCGGCATCCATTAGAAAAAGAAGGCTCAAGCTTCCATATCCTCACGATATAAATCAACAAGAGTTGCTGCTCTACAACCCTCCCACAAGTGGAAACCGTATTTTTAGACTGCCACTTACTTCCCAGTTCAG GTTTCTGAACAAAGGTGCAATTGTAAGAGATGGTGATATAAATgatgatggttctgcaagaaacttGTGGGAGCTTTGCAGTATCCAGCAGATAGAAGAGGTTAAATGTTTGATAAGGATTGTGCCTGTTTGTTTTTCTGGCATTATATGTTTCGTCGCGTTGGCTCAACAATTCACCTACGTAATCTTGCAAACATTAACAATGGACTGTCACCTTGGGCCACACTTTGAAATTCCAGCAGGCACTGTTATCTCCATATCATTTGTCGCCCTAACATTATTCATCCCCATTTATGACCGGCTTTTAGTACCTATGGCTAGAAGATTCACCGGGATGGAAAGTGGAATTACACTTCTTCAGAGACAGGGAGTAGGATTGGTCATTTCTCCCATTTCAATGGTGGTAGCAGGAATTGTTGAACGCAAAAGGAggaactcagctttgtctaatgGAGGAATATCACCAATGTCAGTCTTCTGGCTTGCCCCTCAATTGGTTTTAATGGGTATTGCTGAGGCCTTCAATGCAGTTGGACAAATTGAGTTCTATAATAAGCAGTTCCCAGAACACATGCTAACCCTAGCAGGATCCCTGTTTTTCGTTACTTTAGCTGGAGCAAACTACTTGAGTACTGCCCTGGCAAACATCACAAAAAAGGTGACCAGCAGGGATGGCCACGGAAGCTGGTTGACAGAGGATATTAATCTCAGCAAACTTGACTACTACTTCTATTTCATTGCTCTCGTGGGAGTACTGAACCTTTTCTACTTCCTTATATGTGCACACTACTATCAGTATAAAGCCATGTCACTCCATGCTGAAGAGCCCATCAAAAAAAACACCAAGCTAGAGGCAGATGCAGATATCAACATGGATAGGGATGCACATAACAA ACTTTCTTATTATCATGACGAAGAACAAGTATGCCGTACTTCAGCCAGGACGGATAACTATTATCCAAAGAGCATAAGTAGAGAGCTAAAAGGTCTATTGTATTCGAATATGATGAAGTGTGAGTACGTGAAACTTAATGAAGCCGGCCATACTTCTGTGGAACTTAATTAA
- the LOC139837703 gene encoding protein NRT1/ PTR FAMILY 2.12-like, which produces MTTRRQPPVGWKCMPFIIGTVAFESVGSIGVAANLTVYLVKRFNMGQLSAANITNIFYGTFNFAPLLGAFISDAYLGRFRTLAYGSFFTFLGMLGLTLSASVPALKPPGCNQTTQFGEHCNSPSRLQLSVLYLSLGFITIGGGAIKPCSLPFGVDQFDITDEKGRKGLSSYYNWYYGTTTASLVFSLTILVYIQNNISWPIGFGIPTFFLFMGIIVLFMGTRLYVHVPPEGSIFTGIAQVLVVSFKKRKLKLPYPRDINQQDFLLYNPPTRGNRIFRLPLTSQFRFLNKGAIVRDSDINDDGSARNSWELSSIQQIEEAFNAVGQIEFYNKQFPEHMLTLAGSLFFVSLAGANYLTAALANITKKVTSRHGNTSWLTEDINLSKLDYYFYFIAFMGVLNLLYFLICSHFYQYKTMSLQAEESIEIQTKVEVDAEINIDRDALDK; this is translated from the exons ATGACGACGAGAAGGCAACCACCAGTT GGATGGAAGTGCATGCCCTTCATCATAG GAACTGTGGCATTTGAGAGTGTTGGGTCTATTGGGGTGGCAGCAAATCTGACGGTCTATCTGGTGAAGCGCTTCAACATGGGGCAGCTCTCGGCAGCAAACATTACCAATATCTTCTATGGTACGTTTAACTTTGCGCCGTTGCTAGGCGCCTTCATCTCCGATGCCTACCTGGGACGGTTCAGAACCCtagcctatggatccttctttacCTTCCTG GGGATGCTGGGGTTGACTTTATCTGCATCAGTTCCAGCTCTCAAACCACCAGGCTGCAATCAAACGACCCAGTTTGGCGAGCACTGCAATAGTCCATCAAGACTCCAGCTGAGTGTGCTATACCTTTCTCTTGGGTTTATAACCATCGGCGGTGGAGCAATCAAACCATGCAGTCTTCCCTTTGGAGTAGACCAATTCGATATAACTGATGAAAAAGGCCGCAAGGGCCTGAGCAGCTATTATAACTGGTACTATGGCACAACTACTGCTTCCCTGGTGTTCTCTTTGACTATTCTCGTCTACATACAGAACAATATCAGCTGGCCAATAGGATTTGGCATACCCACATTCTTCTTGTTTATGGGAATTATAGTCTTATTTATGGGTACAAGACTCTATGTCCATGTACCACCAGAGGGAAGCATCTTCACTGGGATTGCCCAAGTTTTAGTGGTGTCCTTTAAAAAGAGAAAACTCAAGCTACCATATCCTCGCGATATAAATCAACAGGACTTTCTGCTCTACAACCCTCCCACAAGGGGAAACCGTATTTTCAGACTGCCACTAACTTCCCAGTTCAG GTTTCTGAACAAAGGTGCAATTGTAAGGGACAGTGATATAAATGATGACGGTTCTGCAAGGAACTCGTGGGAGCTTAGCAGTATCCAGCAGATAGAAGAG GCCTTCAATGCAGTTGGACAAATTGAGTTCTATAATAAGCAGTTCCCAGAGCACATGCTAACCCTAGCAGGATCCCTGTTTTTCGTAAGTTTAGCTGGAGCAAACTACTTGACAGCTGCTCTGGCAAATATCACAAAAAAGGTGACCAGCAGACATGGCAACACAAGCTGGTTGACAGAGGATATTAATCTCAGCAAACTTGACTATTACTTCTATTTCATTGCCTTCATGGGAGTACTGAACCTTCTCTACTTCCTTATATGCTCACACTTCTATCAATATAAAACCATGTCACTCCAGGCTGAAGAGTCCATCGAAATACAGACCAAGGTAGAGGTAGATGCAGAGATCAATATCGATAGAGATGCACTTGACAAGTAA